Proteins encoded in a region of the Leopardus geoffroyi isolate Oge1 chromosome E2, O.geoffroyi_Oge1_pat1.0, whole genome shotgun sequence genome:
- the IL34 gene encoding interleukin-34 isoform X4, whose translation MPRGFAWLHYLGIFLAMALGNEGLEMWPLTQSEECAVTGFLRDKLQYRNRLQYMQRAQVSQQELRYLWVWVSLSATESVQEVLLEGHPSWKFLEEVHTLLLDVQQGLTDVEVSPKVEAVVSLLSTPRLSLKLVRPKALLDNCFRVMELLYCSCCKQSSVLNWQDCEVPSPQPHSPEPSSQCVAAPLYPLPQQPPISLPRSPGPKTGPPAQ comes from the exons ATGCCCCGGGGATTCGCCTGGCTGCACT ATCTCGGGATCTTCCTTGCCATGGCCTTGGGGAACGAGGGTCTGGAGATGTGGCCTTTGACCCAGAGCGAGGAGTGTGCAGTAACTGGCTTTCTTCGGGACAAGCTTCAGTACAGGAACCGCCTTCAGTACATG CAGAGGGCCCAGGTCAGCCAGCAGGAGCTGCGGTATCTGTGGGTCTGGGTGAGCCTCAGTGCTACTGAGTCGGTGCAGGAAGTGCTGCTTGAGGGCCACCCATCCTGGAAGTTCCTGGAGGAGGTACATACGCTGCTGCTGGATGTTCAGCAAGGCCTCACG GACGTGGAGGTCAGCCCCAAGGTGGAAGCAGTGGTGTCGCTCCTGAGCACCCCCAGGTTGAGCCTGAAGCTGGTACGACCCAAAGCCCTGCTGGACAACTGCTTCCGGGTCATGGAACTGCTCTACTGCTCTTGCT GTAAACAAAGTTCCGTCCTAAATTGGCAGGACTGTGAGGTGCCGAGCCCTCAGCCCCACAGCCCGGAGCCCTCATCGCAGTGTGTAGCTGCCCCGCTGTACCCTCTGCCCCAGCAGccccccatctccctgccccGCTCCCCAGGACCCAAGACTGGACCCCCGGCTCAGTGA
- the IL34 gene encoding interleukin-34 isoform X1, which translates to MPRGFAWLHYLGIFLAMALGNEGLEMWPLTQSEECAVTGFLRDKLQYRNRLQYMKHYFPINYRVSVPYEGVLRMANITRLQRAQVSQQELRYLWVWVSLSATESVQEVLLEGHPSWKFLEEVHTLLLDVQQGLTDVEVSPKVEAVVSLLSTPRLSLKLVRPKALLDNCFRVMELLYCSCCKQSSVLNWQDCEVPSPQPHSPEPSSQCVAAPLYPLPQQPPISLPRSPGPKTGPPAQ; encoded by the exons ATGCCCCGGGGATTCGCCTGGCTGCACT ATCTCGGGATCTTCCTTGCCATGGCCTTGGGGAACGAGGGTCTGGAGATGTGGCCTTTGACCCAGAGCGAGGAGTGTGCAGTAACTGGCTTTCTTCGGGACAAGCTTCAGTACAGGAACCGCCTTCAGTACATG AAACACTACTTCCCCATCAACTACAGGGTGAGCGTGCCTTATGAGGGGGTGCTCAGAATGGCCAACATCACCAGACTG CAGAGGGCCCAGGTCAGCCAGCAGGAGCTGCGGTATCTGTGGGTCTGGGTGAGCCTCAGTGCTACTGAGTCGGTGCAGGAAGTGCTGCTTGAGGGCCACCCATCCTGGAAGTTCCTGGAGGAGGTACATACGCTGCTGCTGGATGTTCAGCAAGGCCTCACG GACGTGGAGGTCAGCCCCAAGGTGGAAGCAGTGGTGTCGCTCCTGAGCACCCCCAGGTTGAGCCTGAAGCTGGTACGACCCAAAGCCCTGCTGGACAACTGCTTCCGGGTCATGGAACTGCTCTACTGCTCTTGCT GTAAACAAAGTTCCGTCCTAAATTGGCAGGACTGTGAGGTGCCGAGCCCTCAGCCCCACAGCCCGGAGCCCTCATCGCAGTGTGTAGCTGCCCCGCTGTACCCTCTGCCCCAGCAGccccccatctccctgccccGCTCCCCAGGACCCAAGACTGGACCCCCGGCTCAGTGA
- the IL34 gene encoding interleukin-34 isoform X2, with the protein MPRGFAWLHYLGIFLAMALGNEGLEMWPLTQSEECAVTGFLRDKLQYRNRLQYMKHYFPINYRVSVPYEGVLRMANITRLRAQVSQQELRYLWVWVSLSATESVQEVLLEGHPSWKFLEEVHTLLLDVQQGLTDVEVSPKVEAVVSLLSTPRLSLKLVRPKALLDNCFRVMELLYCSCCKQSSVLNWQDCEVPSPQPHSPEPSSQCVAAPLYPLPQQPPISLPRSPGPKTGPPAQ; encoded by the exons ATGCCCCGGGGATTCGCCTGGCTGCACT ATCTCGGGATCTTCCTTGCCATGGCCTTGGGGAACGAGGGTCTGGAGATGTGGCCTTTGACCCAGAGCGAGGAGTGTGCAGTAACTGGCTTTCTTCGGGACAAGCTTCAGTACAGGAACCGCCTTCAGTACATG AAACACTACTTCCCCATCAACTACAGGGTGAGCGTGCCTTATGAGGGGGTGCTCAGAATGGCCAACATCACCAGACTG AGGGCCCAGGTCAGCCAGCAGGAGCTGCGGTATCTGTGGGTCTGGGTGAGCCTCAGTGCTACTGAGTCGGTGCAGGAAGTGCTGCTTGAGGGCCACCCATCCTGGAAGTTCCTGGAGGAGGTACATACGCTGCTGCTGGATGTTCAGCAAGGCCTCACG GACGTGGAGGTCAGCCCCAAGGTGGAAGCAGTGGTGTCGCTCCTGAGCACCCCCAGGTTGAGCCTGAAGCTGGTACGACCCAAAGCCCTGCTGGACAACTGCTTCCGGGTCATGGAACTGCTCTACTGCTCTTGCT GTAAACAAAGTTCCGTCCTAAATTGGCAGGACTGTGAGGTGCCGAGCCCTCAGCCCCACAGCCCGGAGCCCTCATCGCAGTGTGTAGCTGCCCCGCTGTACCCTCTGCCCCAGCAGccccccatctccctgccccGCTCCCCAGGACCCAAGACTGGACCCCCGGCTCAGTGA
- the IL34 gene encoding interleukin-34 isoform X3 — MALGNEGLEMWPLTQSEECAVTGFLRDKLQYRNRLQYMKHYFPINYRVSVPYEGVLRMANITRLQRAQVSQQELRYLWVWVSLSATESVQEVLLEGHPSWKFLEEVHTLLLDVQQGLTDVEVSPKVEAVVSLLSTPRLSLKLVRPKALLDNCFRVMELLYCSCCKQSSVLNWQDCEVPSPQPHSPEPSSQCVAAPLYPLPQQPPISLPRSPGPKTGPPAQ, encoded by the exons ATGGCCTTGGGGAACGAGGGTCTGGAGATGTGGCCTTTGACCCAGAGCGAGGAGTGTGCAGTAACTGGCTTTCTTCGGGACAAGCTTCAGTACAGGAACCGCCTTCAGTACATG AAACACTACTTCCCCATCAACTACAGGGTGAGCGTGCCTTATGAGGGGGTGCTCAGAATGGCCAACATCACCAGACTG CAGAGGGCCCAGGTCAGCCAGCAGGAGCTGCGGTATCTGTGGGTCTGGGTGAGCCTCAGTGCTACTGAGTCGGTGCAGGAAGTGCTGCTTGAGGGCCACCCATCCTGGAAGTTCCTGGAGGAGGTACATACGCTGCTGCTGGATGTTCAGCAAGGCCTCACG GACGTGGAGGTCAGCCCCAAGGTGGAAGCAGTGGTGTCGCTCCTGAGCACCCCCAGGTTGAGCCTGAAGCTGGTACGACCCAAAGCCCTGCTGGACAACTGCTTCCGGGTCATGGAACTGCTCTACTGCTCTTGCT GTAAACAAAGTTCCGTCCTAAATTGGCAGGACTGTGAGGTGCCGAGCCCTCAGCCCCACAGCCCGGAGCCCTCATCGCAGTGTGTAGCTGCCCCGCTGTACCCTCTGCCCCAGCAGccccccatctccctgccccGCTCCCCAGGACCCAAGACTGGACCCCCGGCTCAGTGA